A part of Candidatus Nitrosocosmicus arcticus genomic DNA contains:
- a CDS encoding ammonia monooxygenase, with protein sequence MVWLRRTTHYLFIVVVAVNSTLLTINAGDYIFYTDWAWTSFVVFSISQSTMLVVGAIYYMLFTGVPGTATYYATIMTIYTWVAKGAWFALGYPYDFVVVPVWIPSAMLLDLAYWATRRNKHAAILIGGVLVGMSLPLFNMINLLLIADPLEMAFKYPRPTLPPYMTPIEPQVGKFYNSPVALGAGAGAVLCVPIAALGAKLNTWTYRWMAAWSKWD encoded by the coding sequence ATGGTCTGGTTAAGACGTACAACTCACTATTTGTTCATAGTTGTTGTTGCAGTAAATAGTACGTTGCTTACAATCAACGCAGGAGATTATATCTTCTATACTGACTGGGCATGGACATCATTCGTCGTATTCTCAATTTCTCAATCCACAATGCTTGTGGTAGGAGCTATATACTATATGTTGTTTACTGGTGTTCCTGGCACGGCTACGTATTATGCAACTATTATGACGATTTATACATGGGTTGCCAAAGGAGCATGGTTTGCATTGGGATACCCGTACGATTTTGTCGTGGTCCCTGTTTGGATACCCTCTGCTATGTTGTTGGATTTGGCGTACTGGGCAACAAGAAGAAACAAACACGCGGCAATATTAATTGGTGGTGTATTGGTAGGAATGTCACTCCCACTGTTTAATATGATTAACTTATTGTTAATTGCTGACCCATTAGAGATGGCCTTCAAATATCCTAGACCCACGTTACCACCATACATGACTCCAATTGAACCACAGGTAGGAAAGTTCTATAACAGTCCTGTTGCCTTGGGAGCAGGAGCTGGAGCAGTGCTTTGTGTACCTATAGCGGCTTTGGGTGCAAAACTCAATACTTGGACTTATAGATGGATGGCTGCATGGAGTAAGTGGGACTAG
- the pdxS gene encoding pyridoxal 5'-phosphate synthase lyase subunit PdxS encodes MKGQKVSTEGDNKVVKGSILVKRGFAHMQKHGVIMDVTNVEQAQIAEEAGAVAVMVLDKLPYDVRKAGGVARTAGVKTIQDIMNAVSIPIMAKCRIGHYSEAKMLETCGVDMIDESEVLTPADEENHIWKWEFTTPFVNGAKNLGEALRRIEEGASMIRTKGEPGTGNVAEAVNHIKKMNKEIRLVKAAYLDNDYQEIIKLAREYMVSMEVALEVGRLGRLPIVNFAAGGITTPADASFLMKLGCDGVFVGSGIFKSEDPSSRAKAIVLATTFYDNEKEILEAQKMVDEKKSLIGLDTKNLDLRMQERGPSV; translated from the coding sequence ATGAAGGGTCAAAAGGTCTCGACAGAAGGAGACAACAAAGTTGTAAAAGGGAGTATTTTAGTAAAAAGGGGCTTTGCCCACATGCAAAAACACGGAGTAATCATGGATGTAACGAATGTTGAACAAGCCCAAATAGCAGAGGAAGCTGGAGCTGTCGCTGTGATGGTTTTAGACAAATTGCCTTATGATGTTAGAAAGGCAGGAGGGGTAGCAAGAACAGCTGGGGTAAAAACAATTCAAGACATAATGAATGCTGTTTCAATTCCAATCATGGCAAAGTGTAGGATAGGTCATTACTCTGAAGCCAAAATGCTCGAAACTTGTGGGGTGGACATGATTGATGAAAGCGAAGTATTAACTCCGGCTGACGAAGAAAATCATATTTGGAAGTGGGAGTTTACCACACCTTTTGTAAATGGTGCAAAAAATTTGGGCGAGGCGTTACGAAGGATAGAGGAAGGGGCATCAATGATAAGAACTAAAGGGGAACCTGGAACCGGAAATGTTGCAGAAGCAGTAAATCATATAAAAAAAATGAATAAGGAAATAAGGTTAGTAAAAGCAGCCTATTTGGATAACGATTATCAAGAAATAATAAAACTCGCTAGGGAATATATGGTCTCAATGGAGGTAGCGTTAGAAGTAGGCAGATTAGGAAGACTTCCCATAGTAAACTTTGCAGCTGGTGGTATTACTACTCCTGCTGATGCTTCTTTCCTGATGAAATTAGGTTGTGATGGTGTTTTTGTCGGTTCAGGGATATTCAAATCAGAAGACCCATCGTCAAGGGCAAAAGCAATAGTATTGGCCACAACATTTTATGATAATGAAAAAGAGATTCTAGAGGCTCAAAAGATGGTAGACGAAAAAAAATCCCTAATCGGATTAGATACGAAAAATTTAGATCTGCGAATGCAAGAGAGAGGGCCTTCGGTTTGA